A genomic window from Populus nigra chromosome 7, ddPopNigr1.1, whole genome shotgun sequence includes:
- the LOC133699194 gene encoding PR5-like receptor kinase: MSLLKLLMHLSPFLVAHLFVSGVVSATLRILNNCDYTIWPVIINSTYDPRPLFYVTSTIPTGFSLGENDWKDIKTWDDWAGRLWGRTHCTEDDTGRFSCITGDCGSGKIECATVPPGSSPATMAEFNINKDGRYFFNVSLLDGYNLPLLVLPSNKNCKNAGCVVDLNGVCPSELTVNSSDGKIAGCRSACEAFGSQQYCCPGVYETTSTCKPTSYSQNFKKKCPSTYTYPLDDETGTFSCASSDYQIVFCAGNTTVYSGPAEPPPSPTVIIAPSLYPQIKKPPRPSPQEITPRPSPEIRPTTPRSLVPIIAGVIGSVLLIISFVVIFILRARCCGKSEQDLQDVEDHHIKHVPGMPVRFSYQELYVATDNFNERLGRGGFGSVFKGKLGDGTQIAVKRLEKRGQGISAFLAEAEAIGSLHHFNLVRLIGFCAEKSSRLLVFEYLSNGSLDNWIFMNLQGSFLDWQTRKKIILDIAKGLAYLHEDCRHTIIHLDVKPQNILLDSSFHAKIADFGLSKLINRDMSQVQISMRGTPGYLAPEWRQPLGHITVKVDIYSFGIVLLEIVCARRNADQSQPESAFHLLTMLQKKGDQDRVIDIVGNLDEYTRSDREEITRMIKVAAWCLQDDPERRPLMSTVLKVLEGVMEVDSNINYRFSHAMVSSPAGNNHISSAPPASVLSNPR, translated from the exons ATGTCACTACTGAAGTTGCTTATGCATTTATCTCCTTTCTTGGTTGCTCATTTATTCGTATCAG GTGTTGTTTCAGCAACTTTAAGAATATTAAACAATTGTGACTACACTATATGGCCAGTAATAATAAACTCAACATATGATCCAAGACCTCTCTTCTATGTCACCTCAACGATCCCAACTGGTTTTTCCCTTGGAGAGAATGACTGGAAGGACATAAAAACCTGGGATGATTGGGCTGGTCGTTTATGGGGACGCACACATTGCACTGAAGATGATACAGGAAGATTCTCCTGCATCACAGGCGACTGCGGCTCTGGCAAAATAGAATGTGCAACAGTACCACCTGGCTCGAGTCCTGCGACAATGGCAGAGTTCAACATTAACAAAGATGgacgatatttttttaatgttagtcTTCTTGATGGCTACAACCTGCCTTTGCTTGTTCTGCCTTCTAATAAGAACTGCAAAAATGCAGGATGTGTGGTGGATTTGAACGGCGTTTGTCCTTCAGAACTTACGGTTAATAGTTCCGATGGGAAGATTGCGGGGTGCCGCAGCGCGTGTGAGGCCTTTGGTTCACAGCAATATTGTTGTCCTGGTGTCTATGAAACAACTTCGACTTGCAAGCCTACTTCTTATTCTCAGAATTTTAAGAAGAAGTGTCCAAGCACTTACACCTATCCTCTTGACGATGAGACTGGTACCTTCAGTTGTGCATCATCCGATTACCAAATTGTCTTCTGTGCAG GAAACACAACTGTATATTCAGGCCCTGCCGAACCGCCGCCATCACCAACTGTGATAATAGCACCAAGCCTTTACCCGCAAATTAAAAAACCACCAAGACCTTCGCCACAAGAGATAACACCAAGGCCTTCTCCAGAAATAAGGCCTACAACTCCAAGAAGTTTGGTACCAATTATAGCAGGAGTTATAGGTAGTGTTCTTCTTATCATTTCTTTtgtagtgatttttattttgagggCAAGATGCTGTGGGAAGTCTGAACAAGATCTGCAGGATGTGGAAGATCATCATATAAAGCATGTTCCAGGAATGCCTGTCAGGTTCTCATACCAAGAACTGTACGTTGCAACTGATAATTTCAACGAGAGACTCGGAAGAGGAGGCTTCGGGTCTGTATTCAAAGGAAAATTGGGAGATGGAACACAAATTGCTGTGAAGAGGTTGGAGAAACGAGGCCAAGGAATAAGTGCTTTTTTAGCAGAAGCCGAGGCAATTGGAAGTCTGCACCATTTTAACTTGGTGAGGTTGATTGGATTTTGCGCAGAGAAATCCTCCAGGCTTTTGGTTTTTGAGTATTTGAGCAATGGATCGTTggataattggatttttatgaatttacaAGGATCTTTCCTTGATTGGCAGACCAGGAAGAAGATTATACTCGACATAGCAAAAGGCCTGGCTTATCTTCATGAAGACTGTCGACATACCATAATACATCTTGATGTAAAACCACAGAACATTCTTTTGGATTCAAGTTTCCACGCCAAAATCGCTGATTTTGGGTTATCCAAGCTAATCAATAGAGATATGAGCCAGGTTCAAATCTCAATGAGAGGAACACCGGGATATCTTGCTCCAGAATGGCGTCAACCATTAGGTCATATTACGGTAAAAGTTGACATATATAGCTTCGGAATCGTCCTCCTTGAAATAGTTTGTGCACGCAGAAATGCAGACCAATCACAACCAGAATCTGCCTTTCATTTGCTTACAATGTTGCAGAAGAAAGGTGATCAAGATAGAGTAATAGACATTGTGGGAAATTTGGATGAATACACGCGGAGTGATAGAGAGGAAATAACGAGGATGATAAAGGTTGCTGCTTGGTGTTTGCAAGATGACCCAGAAAGAAGACCTCTCATGTCAACAGTTTTAAAAGTGCTGGAAGGTGTTATGGAGGTAGATTCAAACATCAATTATCGGTTTTCGCATGCAATGGTATCTTCTCCAGCTGGTAACAACCATATTTCTTCAGCACCTCCAGCATCTGTTCTTTCTAATCCTAGATGA
- the LOC133699153 gene encoding PR5-like receptor kinase encodes MSRLKLLMHLSPFLVAHLFVSGINSTYDPRPLFYVTPTIPTGFSLGEKDGKEIKTSDDWVGHLWGRTHCTEDDTGRFSCITGDCGSGKIECSTVPAGSSPVTMAEFKINNAGLDFFNVSLLDGYNLPLLVLPSNKTCKKAGCVVDLNGVCPSGLTVNSSDGKIAGCRSACEAFGSQQYCCTGEYETPSTCKPTSYSQNFKKMCPSTYTYPLDDETGTFSCASSDYQIVFCAGNTTEYSSPAEPPPSPPPQVKKPPRPSPEIRPKTPRSLVPIIAGVIGSVLLIISFVVIFILRARWRGQSEQDQQDVEDHHIKHVPGMPVRFSYQELYVATDNFNERLGRGGFGSVFKGKLGDGTQIAVKRLEKRGQGMSAFLAEAEAIGSLHHFNLVRLIGFCAEKSSRLLVFEYLSNGSLDNWIFMNVQRSFLDWQTRKKIILDIAKGLAYLHEDCRHTIIHLDVKPQNILLDSSFHAKIADFGLSKLINRDMSQVQISMRGTPGYLAPEWRQPLGHITVKVDIYSFGIVLLEIVCARRNADQSQPESAFHLLTMLQKKGDQDRVIDIVENLDEYTRSDREEITTMIKVAAWCLQDDPERRPLMSTVLKVLEGVMEVDSNINYRFSHAMISSPAGNNHISSAPPPASVLSNPR; translated from the exons ATGTCACGACTGAAGTTGCTTATGCATTTATCTCCTTTCTTGGTTGCTCATTTATTCGTATCAG GAATAAACTCAACATATGATCCAAGACCTCTCTTCTATGTCACCCCAACTATCCCAACTGGGTTTTCCCTTGGAGAGAAAGACGGGAAGGAAATAAAAACCTCGGATGATTGGGTTGGTCATTTATGGGGTCGCACACATTGCACTGAAGATGATACGGGAAGATTCTCCTGCATCACAGGCGACTGCGGCTCTGGCAAAATAGAATGTTCAACAGTACCAGCTGGCTCGAGTCCTGTGACGATGGCAGAGTTCAAGATTAACAATGCTGgactagatttttttaatgttagtcTTCTTGATGGCTACAACCTGCCTTTGCTTGTTCTGCCTTCTAATAAGACCTGCAAAAAAGCAGGATGTGTGGTGGATTTGAATGGCGTTTGTCCTTCAGGACTTACGGTTAATAGTTCTGATGGGAAGATTGCGGGATGCCGCAGCGCGTGTGAGGCCTTCGGTTCACAGCAATATTGTTGTACTGGTGAATATGAAACACCTTCGACTTGCAAGCCTACTTCTTATTCTCagaattttaagaaaatgtGTCCAAGCACTTACACCTATCCTCTTGACGATGAGACTGGTACCTTCAGTTGTGCATCATCCGATTACCAAATTGTCTTCTGTGCAG GAAACACAACTGAATATTCAAGCCCTGCCGAACCGCCGCCATCACCACCCCCACAAGTTAAAAAACCACCAAGGCCTTCTCCAGAAATAAGGCCTAAAACTCCAAGAAGTTTGGTACCAATTATAGCAGGAGTTATAGGTAGTGTTCTTCTTATCATTTCTTTtgtagtgatttttattttgagggCAAGATGGCGTGGGCAGTCTGAACAAGATCAGCAGGATGTGGAAGATCATCATATAAAGCATGTTCCAGGAATGCCTGTCAGGTTCTCATACCAAGAACTATACGTTGCAACTGATAATTTCAACGAGAGACTCGGAAGAGGAGGCTTCGGGTCTGTATTCAAAGGAAAATTGGGAGATGGAACACAAATTGCTGTGAAGAGGTTGGAGAAACGAGGCCAAGGAATGAGTGCTTTTTTAGCAGAAGCCGAGGCAATTGGAAGTCTGCACCATTTTAACTTGGTGAGGTTGATTGGATTTTGCGCAGAGAAATCCTCTAGGCTTTTGGTTTTTGAGTATTTGAGCAATGGATCGTTggataattggatttttatgaaCGTACAAAGATCTTTCCTTGATTGGCAGACCAGGAAGAAGATTATACTCGACATAGCAAAAGGCCTGGCTTATCTTCATGAAGACTGTCGACATACCATAATACATCTTGATGTAAAACCACAGAACATTCTTTTGGATTCAAGTTTCCATGCCAAAATCGCTGATTTTGGGTTATCCAAGCTAATCAATAGAGATATGAGCCAGGTTCAAATCTCAATGAGAGGAACACCGGGATATCTTGCTCCAGAATGGCGTCAACCATTAGGTCATATTACGGTAAAAGTTGACATATATAGCTTCGGAATTGTCCTCCTTGAAATAGTTTGTGCACGCAGAAATGCAGACCAATCACAACCAGAATCTGCCTTTCATTTGCTTACAATGTTGCAGAAGAAAGGTGATCAAGATAGAGTAATAGACATTGTGGAAAATTTGGATGAATACACGCGGAGTGATAGAGAGGAAATAACGACGATGATAAAGGTTGCTGCTTGGTGTTTGCAAGATGACCCAGAAAGAAGACCTCTCATGTCAACAGTTTTAAAAGTGCTGGAAGGTGTTATGGAGGTAGATTCAAACATCAATTATCGTTTTTCGCATGCAATGATATCTTCTCCAGCTGGTAACAACCATATTTCTTCAGCACCTCCTCCAGCATCTGTTCTTTCCAATCCTAGATGA
- the LOC133700167 gene encoding secreted RxLR effector protein 161-like translates to MAISLLKAMKLPKQYWAKVVSCAVYLLNPCPTKSLQAVTPQEAWSGLMAHFLGLEVVQKEEGIFVSQSSYAKDILERFKMENCNPVSTPVENGVELRKSKVGTVDPTYFKSLVGSLRYLTCTRPDILYRVGLISKYIETPDQSHLNAAKRILRYIKGTINEDMFYTSSTNFNLTGYSDSDWGRDLDERKNTIEFVFFMGNTSFTWSSKKQSIVTLSSYEAEYVAANSAVCHLIWLRNMLKFLGFPQ, encoded by the coding sequence atggcGATAAGTCTACTCAAAGCAATGAAACTGCCCAAACAATACTGGGCTAAAGttgtatcatgtgcagtgtatctactgaatccCTGCCCAACCAAAAGTTTGCAAGCTGTCACTCCAcaagaagcatggagtggtctGATGGCACACTTTCTTGGCTTAGAAGTGGTgcaaaaagaagaagggattTTTGTATCCCAAAGCAGTTATGCCAAAGACATTCTTGAAAGGTTCAAGATGGAAAACTGCAATCCGGTATCAACTCCAGTTGAGAATGGAGTAGAATTGAGGAAGAGTAAAGTTGGAACTGTTGATCCAACTTACTTCAAAAGCTTAGTAGGAAGTTTAAGGTACTTGACATGTACCAGACCGGATATACTCTACAGAGTTGGTCTTATCAGCAAATACATAGAGACACCAGACCAGTCTCATTTGAATGCAGCCAAGAGAATTCTTCGCTACATCAAAGGCACAATAAATGAAGATATGTTTTATACCTCAAGTACAAATTTCAATCTCACTGGCTACTCGGATAGTGATTGGGGTAGAGATCTGGATGAAAGGAAAAACACAATAGAGtttgtctttttcatgggaAATACATCTTTCACATGGTCATCTAAGAAGCAATCGATAGTAACGTTATCAAGCTATGAAGCTGAGTATGTTGCTGCCAACTCAGCTGTATGCCATTTaatatggttaaggaatatgttGAAGTTTTTGGGATTTCCTCAATAA